A single region of the Oscillospiraceae bacterium genome encodes:
- a CDS encoding 4-(cytidine 5'-diphospho)-2-C-methyl-D-erythritol kinase has product MTALNSITLQCPAKINLSLDILGKRPDGYHELQTIMQSVSLYDEISIKKTDSEGISLSCNFSYIPIDERNVAYKAAKLFFEATGINQSIHISIKKIIPVGAGLAGGSTNAAGVLIGLNKMFDFPLSEHKILEIGKAVGADVPFCINGGTCFCEGLGEILTPLKPMPNCYFVIVKPKESVSTPKVYSMLSKNAIINRPFTDKLLQTIEDGNLNLLTKYVFNVMEDTAISICPSISTVKSMLSKYSPMCVMMSGSGSSVFAIFNNQDYAQKCKNEMKKHYSSAFICSPCQGIIEN; this is encoded by the coding sequence GTGACAGCTTTGAACAGTATTACTTTACAATGTCCTGCGAAAATAAATCTCAGCCTTGATATCTTAGGTAAACGTCCCGATGGTTATCACGAGCTTCAAACTATTATGCAATCCGTTTCTTTATATGATGAAATATCAATAAAAAAAACAGACTCTGAAGGTATTTCTTTAAGCTGTAATTTTTCTTATATTCCCATTGACGAAAGAAATGTTGCATACAAAGCTGCTAAGCTTTTTTTTGAAGCTACAGGAATAAATCAATCTATTCATATATCAATAAAAAAGATAATCCCTGTTGGTGCAGGTCTTGCCGGTGGCAGTACAAATGCGGCAGGCGTTTTAATCGGACTTAATAAAATGTTTGATTTTCCGCTGTCTGAGCATAAAATTCTCGAAATCGGTAAAGCGGTAGGCGCTGACGTTCCCTTTTGTATAAACGGCGGAACTTGTTTTTGTGAGGGTTTGGGAGAAATTCTTACACCTCTTAAGCCTATGCCTAACTGTTATTTTGTTATAGTCAAGCCAAAGGAAAGCGTATCAACACCAAAGGTTTATTCTATGCTTTCTAAAAATGCTATTATTAACCGACCATTTACTGACAAGCTTTTACAAACTATCGAAGATGGCAATCTGAATTTACTTACTAAGTATGTTTTCAATGTTATGGAGGATACTGCAATTTCAATTTGTCCTTCAATTTCTACTGTTAAATCAATGCTTTCAAAATATTCTCCTATGTGTGTTATGATGAGCGGAAGCGGTTCTTCTGTTTTTGCAATATTCAATAACCAGGATTATGCTCAAAAATGTAAAAATGAAATGAAAAAACATTATTCCTCTGCTTTTATATGTTCTCCTTGTCAGGGAATTATTGAAAATTAA
- a CDS encoding rod shape-determining protein RodA, protein MEKGRRKCLKTFFGYIRNFFKGLDNFLIFLCIISPVFGFVLVYSATQNTDSALRNVLIQSVCLVIGLAVMFLIAYFDYEIYMHFSKYILLFFFVALIVTFFVAKDVDGNRNWIDLKVIKLQTSEIAKVGFIITITTHIAKVRENLNSPLMVLLLFVHFLCYAGPIVLQGDIGSVLVYLVIFLVMLFVAGLKYVYFAGAAVAGIICVPVLWNSIMPEYMKKRILTAFNPELDPLGIGYQAIQSKTALGSGRFLGNGLFDGIQTQYNLLPAKHTDFIFSVAGEELGFIGCMVIIALLFLIILRVVLVGINSKDDNGILLCTGVATMLAAQTIENIGMCAGVLPVIGITLPFFSYGGSSLMSVFLCMGVVQSVSNHSGEMMINFRENLKFQ, encoded by the coding sequence ATGGAAAAAGGAAGGAGAAAATGCTTGAAAACCTTTTTTGGATATATAAGAAATTTTTTTAAGGGACTTGACAATTTTCTTATTTTTTTGTGCATAATAAGTCCGGTGTTTGGATTTGTTCTTGTTTACAGTGCGACTCAAAATACCGATTCTGCGTTGAGAAATGTTTTAATTCAAAGCGTATGTCTTGTTATAGGACTTGCGGTTATGTTTTTAATAGCATATTTTGACTATGAAATTTATATGCATTTTTCAAAATACATTCTGTTGTTTTTCTTTGTGGCGTTAATTGTTACTTTTTTTGTTGCAAAAGATGTAGACGGTAACAGAAACTGGATTGACCTTAAAGTAATAAAGCTTCAAACCTCGGAAATAGCTAAAGTAGGATTTATCATTACAATAACAACACATATAGCAAAGGTAAGAGAAAATCTTAATTCTCCGTTAATGGTATTACTTTTGTTTGTTCATTTTCTTTGCTATGCAGGTCCTATTGTTCTTCAAGGGGATATAGGCTCTGTGCTGGTATATCTTGTTATATTTTTGGTTATGCTTTTTGTGGCAGGCCTTAAATACGTTTATTTTGCAGGAGCAGCAGTTGCGGGAATTATATGTGTTCCTGTTTTGTGGAACAGTATTATGCCCGAATATATGAAAAAGCGTATATTGACAGCCTTTAATCCTGAGCTTGACCCATTGGGAATAGGCTATCAGGCAATTCAGAGTAAAACAGCATTGGGCTCGGGTAGATTTTTAGGCAACGGTCTTTTTGACGGAATACAGACTCAGTACAATTTATTGCCTGCCAAGCATACGGATTTTATCTTTTCTGTTGCGGGAGAAGAGCTTGGATTTATAGGCTGTATGGTAATTATAGCTTTATTGTTTTTGATTATTTTAAGAGTGGTTTTGGTCGGTATAAATTCAAAAGACGACAATGGAATTTTGCTGTGTACGGGAGTTGCTACAATGCTTGCGGCACAAACTATTGAAAATATAGGAATGTGCGCAGGTGTATTACCTGTTATAGGAATAACTCTCCCGTTTTTCAGTTACGGAGGCTCATCTCTTATGAGCGTATTCTTATGTATGGGTGTTGTTCAGTCTGTTTCAAACCATTCGGGAGAAATGATGATAAATTTCAGAGAAAATCTTAAATTTCAGTAA
- a CDS encoding amidohydrolase — MIVDFHNHIFDDSIAQRAVEKLEKCSKLKAWHNGTKTDLLRLMDESGVDKAVILPIATKPSQTRNINKWAKEVSDSRIISFGTFHQDNENYKEEIDLIAQAGFKGIKLHPDYQGFFVDDEKMLPMYDYIFSKGLILIFHCGVDIGLPPPVHCPPERLKNVIKQMQGGTLIASHLGGFLMWDEVEKYLVGEEIYMDTSMGTKHYKNEQFLRIVRAHGADKILFGSDSPWSYAKEEIENLKKSGLSQQELELIFEKNARKLLGV; from the coding sequence ATGATAGTTGATTTTCATAATCATATTTTTGATGATTCAATTGCTCAAAGAGCGGTTGAAAAGCTTGAAAAATGCAGTAAATTAAAAGCTTGGCATAACGGAACCAAGACAGATTTATTGCGTTTGATGGATGAGTCGGGAGTAGATAAGGCGGTTATACTTCCGATAGCCACTAAACCATCTCAGACAAGAAATATAAATAAATGGGCAAAAGAGGTTTCGGACTCAAGAATAATCTCTTTCGGTACCTTTCATCAGGACAATGAAAATTATAAAGAAGAGATAGATTTAATAGCTCAAGCCGGTTTTAAGGGTATAAAGCTTCATCCTGATTATCAGGGCTTTTTTGTCGATGATGAAAAAATGCTTCCAATGTACGATTATATTTTTTCAAAAGGCCTTATTTTGATTTTTCACTGCGGAGTTGATATAGGACTTCCTCCGCCTGTTCACTGTCCTCCCGAAAGGCTGAAAAACGTGATAAAGCAAATGCAGGGCGGAACATTGATTGCTTCTCATTTGGGCGGTTTTCTAATGTGGGACGAGGTTGAAAAGTATCTTGTAGGTGAAGAAATATATATGGATACATCTATGGGAACAAAGCACTATAAAAACGAACAGTTTTTGAGAATAGTAAGGGCGCACGGGGCAGACAAAATACTTTTCGGCAGTGACAGCCCGTGGTCATACGCAAAAGAAGAGATTGAAAACTTGAAAAAAAGCGGTCTTTCTCAGCAAGAACTGGAATTGATTTTTGAAAAAAATGCCCGAAAACTTTTAGGCGTATAA
- a CDS encoding formate--tetrahydrofolate ligase, translating into MLTDIQIAQAAKMKNITEIAKIAGIDDNELIPYGRHKAKVSLDIFKRLKDKKDGKLILVTAINPTPAGEGKTTTTVGLGQAFSKIGKNCVIALREPSLGPVFGVKGGAAGGGYAQVVPMEDINLHFTGDMHAISAANNLLCAMIDNHIHQGNALNIDCRRIVFKRVVDMNDRALRNIVVGLGNKVDGVPRQDSFSITVASEVMAILCLSSDLEDLKKRLGNILIGYTYDERPVFCRDIKANGAMAALLKDALMPNLVQTLENTPCLIHGGPFANIAHGCNSVIATRLAMKLSDYCITEAGFGSDLGAEKFFDIKCRKAGLNPDACVIVATIRALRYNGGVAKADVGIPNIEAVKSGVSNLKAHIDNIKGFNVPVIVALNSFNTDSPEEIEIVKKACSEAGVGFALSEVFAKGGDGGIELAKAVIEATENKQKLSLTYDDNMSIEEKITAVTKRVYGASGIIITDKAKKTIKKINEMGFSHFPICIAKTQYSLSDNPSLLGRPSDFKITVRDINISSGAEFLVVLTGDIMTMPGLPKAPAAENIDIDADGIVTGLF; encoded by the coding sequence ATGCTTACAGACATTCAAATTGCTCAAGCTGCAAAGATGAAAAACATTACTGAAATTGCTAAAATTGCCGGAATAGACGACAATGAGCTTATCCCCTACGGACGTCACAAGGCAAAAGTAAGTCTTGATATTTTCAAACGCCTTAAAGACAAAAAAGACGGTAAGCTTATTCTTGTTACCGCAATAAATCCTACCCCTGCAGGTGAAGGAAAAACCACTACTACAGTAGGATTGGGACAGGCTTTTTCAAAAATCGGCAAGAACTGTGTAATTGCACTTCGTGAGCCTTCCCTTGGTCCTGTTTTCGGAGTTAAGGGCGGCGCCGCAGGCGGCGGATATGCGCAGGTTGTTCCTATGGAAGATATAAATCTTCATTTTACGGGAGATATGCACGCTATTTCAGCAGCTAACAATCTTTTGTGTGCTATGATAGACAATCATATTCACCAAGGAAACGCTTTGAATATTGACTGTCGCAGAATTGTTTTTAAACGTGTTGTTGATATGAATGACCGTGCTTTGAGAAATATTGTTGTCGGCTTAGGAAACAAGGTTGACGGTGTTCCCAGGCAGGATAGCTTTTCTATAACCGTTGCCAGTGAGGTTATGGCGATTTTATGTCTTTCTTCCGATTTGGAAGACTTAAAGAAACGTTTGGGTAATATTCTTATAGGCTATACCTACGATGAGCGCCCCGTATTCTGTCGAGATATTAAAGCAAACGGCGCTATGGCTGCTCTTCTTAAGGATGCTTTGATGCCCAATTTGGTACAAACCCTTGAAAACACTCCCTGTCTTATACACGGAGGTCCTTTTGCAAATATTGCTCACGGCTGTAACTCCGTTATAGCAACCCGTCTTGCTATGAAGCTTTCTGATTACTGTATTACCGAAGCAGGCTTTGGCAGTGATTTGGGTGCTGAAAAGTTCTTTGATATTAAATGCCGCAAGGCAGGACTTAATCCCGACGCTTGTGTAATAGTTGCTACAATAAGAGCTTTACGTTACAACGGCGGTGTTGCTAAGGCCGATGTTGGTATTCCCAATATTGAAGCTGTAAAATCAGGTGTTTCCAATCTTAAGGCGCACATTGATAACATAAAGGGCTTTAATGTTCCCGTCATTGTTGCTTTGAACAGCTTTAATACAGATTCTCCCGAAGAAATAGAAATTGTTAAAAAGGCTTGCTCAGAAGCAGGCGTAGGCTTTGCTCTTTCTGAAGTGTTTGCAAAGGGTGGAGACGGCGGAATTGAGCTTGCAAAAGCTGTTATAGAAGCCACTGAAAACAAGCAAAAACTATCTCTTACCTATGATGATAATATGAGCATTGAAGAAAAGATTACAGCAGTTACCAAGCGTGTTTACGGCGCAAGCGGAATTATCATTACAGACAAAGCTAAAAAGACAATTAAAAAAATAAACGAAATGGGATTTTCTCATTTTCCGATATGTATTGCTAAAACTCAATATTCCTTGAGCGACAATCCTTCCCTTTTGGGAAGACCTTCTGATTTTAAAATCACAGTCAGAGATATCAATATCTCCTCAGGCGCTGAATTTTTAGTTGTTTTAACAGGAGATATAATGACTATGCCCGGACTTCCTAAAGCTCCCGCCGCAGAAAACATTGATATTGATGCTGACGGAATTGTTACAGGTCTTTTCTGA
- the tsaE gene encoding tRNA (adenosine(37)-N6)-threonylcarbamoyltransferase complex ATPase subunit type 1 TsaE, protein MIYSNSYNETINIGIELGKKLIETGGYIAMYGDLGAGKTAFVSGLAKGLGYDGDVSSPTYTIMHEYLGKIPLYHFDMYRIYDEDSLYSTGYYDYVGTKSVIAVEWSENIPFALPKSYIKITITQGKNENQRIINIENIN, encoded by the coding sequence ATGATATATTCAAACAGCTATAACGAAACAATAAATATCGGAATTGAGCTTGGCAAAAAGCTTATTGAAACCGGAGGATATATTGCAATGTACGGCGATTTGGGCGCCGGAAAAACAGCCTTTGTTTCAGGGCTTGCCAAGGGACTTGGATATGACGGTGACGTCAGCAGTCCCACCTATACAATAATGCACGAATATTTGGGAAAAATACCTTTATATCATTTTGATATGTACCGTATTTATGACGAGGATTCTCTTTATTCTACAGGCTATTACGATTACGTCGGCACAAAAAGTGTAATTGCTGTGGAATGGAGCGAAAACATCCCCTTTGCTCTTCCCAAAAGCTATATAAAAATCACAATAACTCAAGGTAAAAACGAAAACCAAAGAATAATAAACATAGAAAATATAAACTGA
- the metA gene encoding homoserine O-succinyltransferase produces MPIKISDRLPARKTLENENIFVMTQKRALKQDIRPLKIAILNLMPTKIATETQLLRLLSNTPLQVEPTLLQTKTYIPKNTSSDHLLAFYKTFDDIKDEKFDGLIITGAPVENMPFEQVEYWDELCSVLEWSKTNVHSSFHICWGAQAGLYYHYGIKKYPMDSKIFGVFEHKVLKKSHPLLRGFDDKFFVPHSRHTEIKEEDIKKCKELEILSSSDRSGIYIVASKTKNQFFVTGHSEYDADTLSKEYFRDVDKGLKIDIPYNYFENDDPSIPPKKTWRSHANLLYSNWLNYFVYQTTPYNPDEIK; encoded by the coding sequence ATGCCTATTAAAATTTCAGACAGGCTCCCTGCCAGAAAAACTCTTGAAAATGAAAATATTTTTGTAATGACGCAAAAGCGTGCGCTAAAGCAGGACATTCGTCCTCTTAAAATAGCAATACTTAACCTTATGCCTACTAAAATTGCTACAGAAACACAGTTGTTGCGTCTGTTAAGTAATACGCCTTTACAGGTAGAACCTACCCTTTTACAGACAAAAACATATATTCCTAAGAATACATCTTCTGACCATTTATTAGCCTTTTATAAAACCTTTGATGATATTAAGGATGAAAAGTTTGACGGGCTTATAATTACAGGTGCTCCCGTTGAAAATATGCCCTTTGAGCAGGTGGAATATTGGGACGAGCTTTGTTCTGTTTTAGAATGGTCTAAAACAAACGTTCATTCAAGCTTTCATATTTGTTGGGGCGCTCAGGCAGGTCTTTACTATCATTACGGAATTAAAAAATATCCTATGGATAGTAAGATTTTCGGTGTGTTTGAGCACAAGGTGCTTAAAAAAAGCCATCCTTTACTAAGGGGCTTTGACGACAAGTTTTTTGTACCGCATTCAAGACATACGGAAATTAAAGAAGAAGATATTAAAAAGTGTAAAGAGCTTGAAATTTTATCGTCCTCAGACCGTTCAGGAATTTATATTGTAGCAAGTAAAACAAAGAACCAATTTTTTGTTACGGGGCACTCTGAATATGATGCTGATACACTTTCAAAGGAATATTTCAGAGATGTTGATAAGGGTTTAAAAATTGATATACCTTATAACTATTTTGAAAATGACGACCCTTCTATTCCCCCGAAAAAGACTTGGCGTTCTCACGCTAATCTTCTTTATTCAAATTGGTTGAACTACTTTGTATATCAGACTACTCCCTATAATCCCGATGAAATAAAATAG